The following proteins come from a genomic window of Miscanthus floridulus cultivar M001 chromosome 2, ASM1932011v1, whole genome shotgun sequence:
- the LOC136538770 gene encoding lecithin-cholesterol acyltransferase-like 1: MDVQLHRLLPLLLLSWPFFRRGDHSAARDAADLHPIVILPGHSCSQLDARLTDEYEPAAAPSCGARKGKGWFRLWENRTALQDPALLPCYAEQLRLVYDPVAGDYRNVRGVDVRVVSFGTTRGFIPRCPSYRKLVEALEGVGYKDGGNLFGAPYDFRYGPAPRGQPAQHFAHFVSSLRLLVERASARNGNKPVILVSHSQGGINAMAFLDQSPLPWRRRYVKHFVMVSTGAGGIVTALRALASSVSHPPPPGDVLSLFGNTGRSFESTFLTLPSPKVFGHTPLVITRARNYSAYDIPELLAAAGFSDDEVARYRTRTLPVVLNFSAPIVPVTCINGVGVPTPELVYWDDIDAEPRVVYGDGDGNVNLASVLALDTVIGKYMGQDYYKSVLIPNATHTGILADDFARQRVVSEILQANTAVY, translated from the exons ATGGACGTGCAGCTGCACCGCCTCctgcctctcctcctcctctcatgGCCTTTCTTCCGCCGCGGCGACCACTCGGCTGCGCGGGATGCGGCGGACCTCCACCCCATTGTGATTCTACCGGGCCACAGCTGCAGCCAGCTCGACGCGCGGCTCACGGACGAGTACGAGCCGGCAGCGGCGCCGAGCTGCGGCGCGCGCAAGGGGAAGGGGTGGTTCCGGCTGTGGGAGAACCGCACGGCGCTGCAGGACCCTGCACTGCTGCCGTGCTACGCGGAGCAGCTGCGGCTCGTGTATGACCCTGTCGCCGGCGACTACCGCAACGTGAGGGGCGTCGATGTCAGAGTCGTGTCATTTGGCACCACGCGCGGCTTCATCCCCCGCTGTCCTTCTTACCGGAA ACTGGTGGAGGCACTGGAAGGAGTCGGATACAAAGACGGCGGAAACCTGTTCGGCGCGCCATACGACTTCAGGTACGGGCCGGCGCCGCGCGGGCAGCCCGCCCAGCACTTCGCCCACTTCGTCTCGTCCCTGCGGCTGCTCGTAGAGCGTGCCAGCGCGAGGAATGGGAACAAGCCGGTCATCCTGGTGTCGCACAGCCAGGGCGGCATAAACGCCATGGCATTCCTCGACCAGAGCCCCCTGCCGTGGCGGCGGAGGTACGTCAAGCACTTCGTCATGGTCTCTACCGGCGCAGGAGGCATCGTGACCGCGCTACGGGCCCTCGCCTCCTCCGTCAGCCATCCTCCGCCTCCCGGCGACGTGCTATCGTTGTTCGGGAACACGGGCAGGAGCTTCGAGAGCACATTCCTCACCCTACCGTCTCCCAAGGTGTTCGGCCACACGCCCCTGGTGATCACACGGGCGAGGAACTACTCGGCCTATGACATCCCGGAGCTTCTGGCGGCGGCCGGATTCTCCGACGACGAGGTGGCGCGCTACCGAACGAGGACGCTGCCGGTAGTGCTCAACTTCAGCGCACCGATCGTGCCCGTCACGTGCATCAACGGCGTCGGCGTGCCGACGCCGGAGCTCGTGTACTGGGACGACATCGACGCGGAGCCCAGGGTTGTGTACGGCGATGGCGACGGCAACGTCAATCTGGCTAGCGTGCTGGCGTTGGACACGGTGATTGGGAAGTACATGGGTCAGGATTACTACAAGTCCGTCTTGATCCCCAACGCGACGCACACCGGGATCTTGGCGGATGATTTCGCTCGCCAGCGCGTCGTCAGCGAGATTCTTCAAGCAAATACCGCTGTTTATTAA
- the LOC136536535 gene encoding lecithin-cholesterol acyltransferase-like 1: protein MGKLIQALEGVGYREGKNLFGAPYDFRYAPAPPGQATREFSRFLSNLRMLVEQASERNGDMPVILVTHSFGGLNANVFLSRSPLAWRRRYVKHFVMVSTGAGGGVFPLQFGGSNSSSPPPMDPLSFANTRLSFATVFSALPSPKVFGHAPLVVTRAKNYSAYDIPGYLKANGFSDDEVARYVTRVQPVTLSFGAPGVPVTCINGIGVPTMERLVYWDGDFGAKPQVVYGDGDGAINIASMLALATLIGAQPEQDYFKSILIHNTSHVGVISDDFALRRVVNEVLDANGNSMNAERC, encoded by the coding sequence ATGGGAAAACTCATTCAGGCACTGGAAGGAGTCGGATACAGAGAAGGCAAGAACCTCTTCGGTGCGCCGTACGACTTCCGATACGCGCCGGCGCCGCCCGGCCAGGCGACTAGGGAGTTCTCCCGCTTCCTCTCGAACCTCAGGATGCTCGTGGAGCAGGCAAGCGAGAGGAACGGGGACATGCCGGTCATCCTCGTGACGCACAGCTTCGGCGGCCTGAACGCCAACGTCTTCCTCAGCCGGAGCCCCCTGGCGTGGCGCCGGAGGTACGTCAAGCACTTCGTCATGGTCTCCACCGGTGCTGGCGGCGGCGTGTTCCCGCTGCAGTTCGGCGGTTCGaattcgtcgtcgccgccgccgatggACCCGCTGTCGTTCGCCAACACCAGATTGAGCTTCGCGACCGTGTTCTCGGCCCTGCCGTCCCCCAAGGTGTTCGGCCACGCTCCGCTGGTGGTCACGCGTGCCAAGAACTACTCCGCCTACGACATCCCCGGGTACCTCAAAGCCAATGGTTTCTCTGACGACGAGGTGGCGCGCTACGTGACCAGGGTGCAGCCGGTGACGCTGAGTTTCGGTGCGCCGGGCGTGCCGGTGACCTGCATCAACGGTATCGGCGTGCCGACGATGGAGAGGCTGGTGTACTGGGACGGCGACTTCGGTGCGAAGCCTCAAGTGGTttacggcgacggcgacggggcCATCAACATAGCCAGCATGTTGGCTTTGGCCACGCTGATCGGGGCTCAACCGGAGCAGGATTACTTCAAGTCGATTCTGATTCACAACACGAGTCACGTTGGCGTCATCTCGGATGATTTTGCCCTCAGGCGTGTAGTCAACGAGGTTCTTGATGCCAATGGAAATAGCATGAACGCTGAACGCTGTTAA
- the LOC136536536 gene encoding lecithin-cholesterol acyltransferase-like 1 — protein sequence MAVEAQLQLLVLLLAWSWPFLVSSLARGVASSLHLVVLLPTYSCSQLDAWLTHEFEPSTAPSYGERMGKKGWFRLWENYTALQEDPTLVPCYAELLRLVYDPVADDYRNVSGVKTCVMPFRAKRGFGSDDPETS from the coding sequence ATGGCCGTCGAAGCGCAACTGCAGCTCCTCGTGCTCCTGCTCGCCTGGTCCTGGCCCTTCTTGGTCAGCTCACTAGCGCGTGGAGTTGCCAGCAGCCTCCACCTAGTCGTTCTGCTGCCTACATATAGCTGTAGCCAACTCGACGCATGGCTCACCCACGAGTTCGAGCCCTCCACGGCGCCGAGCTACGGCGAACGCATGGGGAAGAAGGGGTGGTTCCGGCTGTGGGAGAACTACACAGCGCTGCAGGAGGACCCTACACTGGTGCCATGCTATGCCGAGCTACTGCGCCTGGTGTACGACCCTGTCGCCGACGATTACCGCAACGTGTCGGGCGTCAAGACCTGCGTCATGCCGTTCCGCGCCAAGCGGGGCTTCGGCTCCGATGATCCTGAAACATCCTAA